The bacterium genomic sequence ATCCAGGACGCGATCAACATGGTCTCCGGCAGCACCGTCTACGTCCTGCCCGGCACCTATCCGGGCAGCCTGACCCTGCCCGCCAACCTGAATCTGGTCGCCACGGGCGGAGCGGCCTTGACGACCATCTCCGGCACCACCGACGTGGTTCTGAATGTCCAGGGCGACAACGTGACCGTGGATGGCTTCACCGTCACCAACCCGAATGGGCACTATGGCCTGACTGCGCAAGACAAGAACCTGCTGGCGGTGCGCAATTGCCACTTCAACGACATCGGTACAGGCACAACCAGTGCTTACGCCTACGGCATGACCATCGTCAGCAACGCCTCTGCCATCAATGGGATCACGGTCGAGGACAACGAGATCAGCATGGTGCATGGACACGCCAATGGCGGCGGCGGCGGAATCGCGGTAGGTTGGACGAACGCGACGTATGACGCGACCAATGTGGTGATCCAGCAAAATCACATCCATAACATCCGTAGCGCCGACAATCTCAAGGGTGCTTACGGCATCATCATGAACATGGGCGGCAGCTCGAATCCCATCTACACTGGTCGCTTGGTCAATCCACAGATCTTGAACAACACCATCCACGATCTGGAGGGCTTGTGGGCGCACGGCATAGGCTTGGAAGGCAACACCCCGGGTGCCATCGTCACAGGCAACGCGATCTATGATCTGGTGGACCACAAGGCAGAGCATGATGCTGTGGCGATCATGGTCGAATCCAATGATGACGCCGATGACCTCAACATCCACAACAACCAATTCTACGACACATACTGGGGCGTGGTGAACATCAGCGGCCCGGTCATGGTCAACGCCTCCGACAATTGGTGGGGATCTCCCAGCGGCCCCTACCACCCGACGCTGAACGTTGATGGGACGGGCGTCCGCGTGACGGACTACGTCACCTTCGAGCCCTGGATGACCAACACGGGTGACCCCGTTGTCACGATCTACCAGGCCCTTGACAACAGCCTGATCAGCGTGAACGACAACGGCGCACCCTATCCGGCGACGACAACCCTGCGGCTGAGCACGGGCGCGTCGAGTACCGCTTGGCGGGGCGTGAGCATCGAAGTAGTCTTCGATCCTTCTGTCCTGACCTTGCAGAGTTACACCGTATTGTTGACTGAGGCCGGCACCTTCGGCCAGGTCATCTCGCCATCGGCCGGCCACCTGCTGGCAGACTTCAGCATCCTGGGCGGCACGCGATATGCGGCAGCGGACCTCTTCGACCTGGTCTTCAACGCCACCAGCCAGCCTGAAGCTCCCTTCACGACCAGTTTCCACCTCCGTGAAACGACCTTGGTGCGCGACTTCAACAACCAGCCCTTGGAGTTCACCCTTGACACGGACGAGATCCTCACTATCGACGGCACAGTGCCCTCCACATTCACGCAGGATCCGACGCTGAGCGCAAGTTACGTGACGGCGGATCCCACCTGGACCTTGCACGGTGTGGACAGCCACCTGCTGGGCCACGTGGAGCATCGCGTGGACAGCGGGATCTGGACCCTGCAGGGCCCGGCCAGCGTGGATGACGACGACTACACCTGGTCCGTCGACGCCTTTGGCCTGGCGGACGGCTACCACACGGTGGATTTCCGCCTCTTCGACAAGGCGGGGAACCAGCATCCGACGGTCCTGGCCAATACCTTTTATCTGGACACGACCGTCCCCACGATCTTCGAGATCACCGATGGCCCGGCGCACAACGCCTGCCTGGCTGAGAGTCCATCCTGGACGCTGCACGCCGAGGACGACGTGATGCTGGGAACGATTCTTGCGCAGGTCGACGGCGGCGGTTACAGCACTGTCGTCACGGTCACGCCGGACAGCCCCACTTGGAGCGGAGTAGTTGGTCCCTTTGTGCTTGCCGATGGCATGCACACGGTGGAGTTCCAGCTCTACGACAAGGCTGGCTTCGTACATCCTTCTACCCTGACCAGCACTTTCATCTTGGACACGGCCCTGCCCCAGCCGGCGACAGCCCTGGATCTGGATCCGGGCCATGGGACCGTGCGGTTGGACTGGGCAGTGGCCAGCGGCCACGATGGCTACAAGATTTACCGGGCCCTGCGTCCTGGTTATCCTTACCTGGGAGCAGGCGTCACGACGCCGAAGGTTTATGGCGTCGATCCTTTCATGTTGATTGCGACCATCACCGATCCCAGTGCCACGGGTTACGACGACATTTATTGGGGCGGAGACTACGCGGTCAGCCGCGGCATTTACGACTACGCCGTGGTGGCCTACGATTGCGCCCATGGCGAAGCAGCGGCTGTGAGCGGCGCCGCCACCAACTACTTCCTGGGCGACTGGGCGAAACAGGCGACCCCGATCATTCCCGACGACTACGATGGGAAAGTCTTCTCCGCGGACATGACCGAACTGGCTGGATCCTACGGCACAACCAGTGGCCACCCGGCTTTCGATCCCGAGCACAACGTCGCGCCGACTTCAGGTTATTCGAACTACGGCCTGCCCCAACCGGACAGCCGCATCAACTTCGAGGACCTGATGATCTTCTCGATGAACTATGGCGAGGGCGGTCCCCAACTGGACTTCGACAGCCGCATTGCTGGCGGACCAGCCGAGCTGGTGCTGCGAACGGCGTCAAGCGGCCACGAGCTGACCCTGAGCGGCAGCGTCAAGGGCTTCAGTGCCCAAATCACCTGTCCGGGTACGCTGTTGTCGGCAACGGCCTCCTTCCCAGTCTTCTTCTACCGCGACGGCGGCGAGTGGGTCGTGGACGCCGTCTCCCTTAATGGCCAGATACCTGCCGGAAGCCAGATCCACCTTAGCTTTGGCGAGGGGAGTAATCCTGAGTTGGTTTCTGCCGAGGGTCGAAACAGCCACAACCAGACGGTGGCGCTGAGCGTCGTCAACGGCGAGGCCCTGCCGACCGCCTACGCTCTCTCGCAGAATTTCCCCAATCCCTTCAACCCCACCACCACCATCCGCTACGCGCTGCCCGAGGCCGCCGACGTGAGGCTGGTCCTCTTCAACGCGCTGGGACAGGAGGTGATGGTGCTGGCCAGCGGCTCCCGCGAGGCCGGCTTCCACGAGGCGCGGCTGGACGGCAGTGGCCTGGCCAGCGGCGTCTACGTCTACCGCCTCGAGGCGGGACGCTTCATGGACCAGAAGAAGCTGGTCCTCGTCAAGTAAAGGTTCATGTCCAGGCGGGGGCGGCGCGGGCCGTCCCCGCCTTTCCACCATGCAACGGCCTGCGGCGACCGACCCGTGGAAGGAGCCCCACATGCGCGCCTTGATCCTCCTCCTGACCGCCCTTCTCCTGGGCCTGCGCCCCGCCCTGGGGCAGTCCCTCCAGCTGCAGGTGGCACCCATCGTGGTGGAGCCCGGCCAGTTGGTCACCGTCGAGCTTAGGGTGGACGCGGCCGTCTCCGACCTGCGCGGCTACACGCTGGACTTCCACTACAACCGGGACCGCGTCACCATCCAATCCATCCAGCAGGGCGAGGTGATGCTGGCCCACACGCCCACCTTTTTCTACTGGGAGGATGCGGGCGCCAACGGCAACAGCGTGCTCACCATCGACCACGCCATCCTGGGCGGCACCGCGGGCGGCCAGGGGCCCGGCGCCCTCTGCTACATCATCCTCCAGGGCGAGGACTGCGGCATCGAAACCCTGTGGGTGGACAACGCCCTCTTCCGCGACATGGACAACGATCCCCTCTACATTACCCTTGGCGCCGGGGTGGAGCACCAGGTCTGCCAGGTGCCACCGCTTTATATCACCAATCTGGGCAGCGGCGTCATGCAGCTGGACTGGGACCGCGCCCTCAATGCCCTCGAGTACCACCTCTGGCACCGGGAACGCTGGTACCAGCCCTGGGAGTACCTGGCCACCACGACGGACACCTTCTGGGTGGATCCGGCCACGCCGGGGCCGGCCATGCGCCTCTACCGGCTCAGCCTCCTCCTGCCCTGATCCCGCCTGTCGCGCATCCCTGTGGGTGGGTCCGCCCGACGCGGACCATCCCCCGCGACTGCCGCAGACAGCCCCCGTCGGCTCCCGCCGGCGGGGGCAATTCTATCCGCCCACGCCCTTGACTTCCCCGCTGCCACCTCTTATCATTCAACCGCCTTAGTCGGTTGACTAAGGCATT encodes the following:
- a CDS encoding T9SS type A sorting domain-containing protein → MNRGCKACLALMTVTLAFSSALATDRLVPVPYATIQAAIDDAEDGDVIMVGPGQYYETASNRGVFAETGPYQFGLYINKEVTIVGVDDDGDPITNAEDVAAVITTNSTANFGPSGIFVQANSVTLQGLEIGDNIVNNVVSSNKTIEVVGDAFTMTACKINTSADQGAFYMGEWDAAHDIIQSYQITNNVFHNALVSINNGAGDTGLRSGRIVTGNVFTGTIYPYAMCFRGWNGANPAQGWILHPVGGAIITGNTFANATDHYFWARGNTGGYLNDEFDWEEIWTSNTFAHGAVTLSGTFNPRTFSDAGGYPESRDIAPRIQAAIDIAASGDVVRIGAGTYEEQLHITTDNLIIRGAGATSTTVLSPVDLALGYTTSAANYPIVFIDGCDGTLIEGLTVDGDGRGNSNYRFQGVAFWNASGGLTDVHVVDVMDTPFSGAQHGVGVYAYNNTAGPYEVTLTDVNVSGYQKGGIVLNGNGNLTANVVDCEAIGAGATNVTAQNGIQFWGTTSGTIDGCNVADNMYTGTGWAAACILMISAGDINIMDSQLTNGMPAVYCQDTNADATGLTIINSDINSGNGFYASVLSGMSLLNDGGMHSEAAPSPFGESNVAGSAARGVLSVTLDACDFGGQGTGYGLSASSSIAMDQIDITAGACSIHDWGWGVVAYGSGGEIATHLNDNSFAGNDGWYYAAPALTSVQDAQYNWWGSVDPDDFAAAVIGDIDFSPWLGSGTDTEPGTPGFQGDFSTLWVGPGSSIQDAINMVSGSTVYVLPGTYPGSLTLPANLNLVATGGAALTTISGTTDVVLNVQGDNVTVDGFTVTNPNGHYGLTAQDKNLLAVRNCHFNDIGTGTTSAYAYGMTIVSNASAINGITVEDNEISMVHGHANGGGGGIAVGWTNATYDATNVVIQQNHIHNIRSADNLKGAYGIIMNMGGSSNPIYTGRLVNPQILNNTIHDLEGLWAHGIGLEGNTPGAIVTGNAIYDLVDHKAEHDAVAIMVESNDDADDLNIHNNQFYDTYWGVVNISGPVMVNASDNWWGSPSGPYHPTLNVDGTGVRVTDYVTFEPWMTNTGDPVVTIYQALDNSLISVNDNGAPYPATTTLRLSTGASSTAWRGVSIEVVFDPSVLTLQSYTVLLTEAGTFGQVISPSAGHLLADFSILGGTRYAAADLFDLVFNATSQPEAPFTTSFHLRETTLVRDFNNQPLEFTLDTDEILTIDGTVPSTFTQDPTLSASYVTADPTWTLHGVDSHLLGHVEHRVDSGIWTLQGPASVDDDDYTWSVDAFGLADGYHTVDFRLFDKAGNQHPTVLANTFYLDTTVPTIFEITDGPAHNACLAESPSWTLHAEDDVMLGTILAQVDGGGYSTVVTVTPDSPTWSGVVGPFVLADGMHTVEFQLYDKAGFVHPSTLTSTFILDTALPQPATALDLDPGHGTVRLDWAVASGHDGYKIYRALRPGYPYLGAGVTTPKVYGVDPFMLIATITDPSATGYDDIYWGGDYAVSRGIYDYAVVAYDCAHGEAAAVSGAATNYFLGDWAKQATPIIPDDYDGKVFSADMTELAGSYGTTSGHPAFDPEHNVAPTSGYSNYGLPQPDSRINFEDLMIFSMNYGEGGPQLDFDSRIAGGPAELVLRTASSGHELTLSGSVKGFSAQITCPGTLLSATASFPVFFYRDGGEWVVDAVSLNGQIPAGSQIHLSFGEGSNPELVSAEGRNSHNQTVALSVVNGEALPTAYALSQNFPNPFNPTTTIRYALPEAADVRLVLFNALGQEVMVLASGSREAGFHEARLDGSGLASGVYVYRLEAGRFMDQKKLVLVK